A genomic stretch from Edaphobacter aggregans includes:
- a CDS encoding UbiA family prenyltransferase has product MLTPAPELATSTLPALCVDLDGTLVKSDTLVDSTLALARHHPSALLRIPGWLAQGKAALKQHIAATVQLDVAHLPYNRELLQFLERQGSTGRPIYLATAADGATAHRVADHLGIFAGVLASDGTTNLSGNNKLAAFRERFGDNFDYIGNALPDLPLLQACHEPMVANPTAGLRAALRRAHITPTRTFSEQVSPFKAWPKAIRIHQWAKNTLIFLPMILGHALSPGLIAAAILAFFSFGLCASATYIVNDLLDIEADRHHPRKRRRPFASGDLSAIAGVLVIAVFLVASIALALLVPRAVSTFSPGFYLARPHNFLAWLAFYAVTTLAYSLRFKRTVLVDVIVLSGLYTVRIIAGSAATGVPVSTWLAGFSIFFFLSLAFVKRFAELENLRERGATSAKGRGYHITDIEQLRSFGSASGYASVVVLTLYISNLNADAGLLYNHIHRLWLLVPVLLLWLSRLWLQASRGELNEDPVVYAITDRRSLLMGLLVVAIVLSAL; this is encoded by the coding sequence TTGCTCACTCCGGCCCCCGAACTCGCAACCTCCACCCTTCCCGCGCTCTGTGTCGACCTCGACGGCACTCTCGTTAAGTCGGATACGCTCGTCGACTCTACTCTCGCCCTCGCACGCCATCATCCTTCCGCACTCCTTCGTATCCCAGGCTGGCTCGCCCAGGGCAAAGCCGCACTCAAGCAGCACATCGCAGCTACTGTTCAGTTAGACGTCGCCCACCTGCCTTACAACCGCGAACTTTTGCAATTTTTAGAGCGGCAGGGCTCCACGGGACGCCCCATCTACCTCGCCACCGCCGCCGACGGCGCTACCGCCCACCGCGTGGCGGATCACCTCGGCATCTTTGCCGGCGTCCTTGCCTCGGATGGAACCACTAATCTGTCTGGAAACAATAAGCTAGCAGCTTTCCGCGAACGCTTTGGCGACAACTTCGACTACATTGGCAACGCTCTTCCCGATCTTCCCCTCCTCCAGGCTTGCCACGAGCCGATGGTCGCCAATCCCACCGCTGGCCTCCGCGCCGCCCTCCGCCGTGCCCACATCACCCCCACCCGCACCTTCAGCGAGCAGGTCTCCCCCTTCAAAGCGTGGCCCAAAGCCATCCGCATCCACCAGTGGGCCAAGAACACCCTCATCTTTCTCCCCATGATTCTGGGACACGCCCTGTCCCCGGGCCTGATCGCAGCGGCCATTCTTGCCTTCTTCAGCTTCGGCCTCTGCGCCTCCGCCACCTATATCGTCAACGATCTCCTCGACATCGAAGCCGACCGCCACCACCCCCGCAAGCGCCGCCGTCCCTTCGCCTCAGGAGACCTCTCCGCCATCGCCGGCGTCCTCGTCATCGCCGTCTTCCTGGTCGCCTCCATCGCCCTTGCCCTCCTCGTTCCGCGAGCCGTCTCCACCTTTTCGCCCGGATTCTATCTCGCCCGGCCGCACAATTTCCTGGCGTGGCTGGCCTTCTACGCCGTGACTACTCTCGCCTACTCGCTCCGCTTTAAGCGCACAGTGCTGGTCGATGTCATCGTCCTTTCTGGTCTGTACACCGTGCGTATCATCGCCGGCTCCGCAGCCACGGGAGTTCCCGTCTCCACCTGGCTGGCCGGCTTCAGCATCTTCTTCTTCCTCTCGCTGGCGTTCGTCAAACGCTTCGCCGAGCTTGAAAATCTCCGCGAGCGCGGTGCAACCTCAGCCAAGGGCCGCGGCTACCACATCACCGACATCGAGCAGCTCCGCAGCTTCGGCTCCGCCAGCGGATACGCCTCCGTCGTCGTCCTCACCCTTTACATCTCCAACCTCAACGCCGACGCCGGCCTGCTCTACAACCACATCCACCGTCTCTGGTTGCTGGTCCCCGTCCTTCTCCTCTGGCTAAGCCGCCTCTGGCTCCAGGCCTCCCGCGGCGAACTCAACGAAGACCCCGTCGTCTACGCCATCACTGACCGCCGCAGTCTCCTCATGGGCCTGCTAGTCGTGGCCATCGTCCTATCGGCCCTCTAA
- the pheS gene encoding phenylalanine--tRNA ligase subunit alpha, which yields MSDHIPQLNSHGEPDLEAAFATLAAEVRTEAAALTTPDAQEAFRLHWLGRKQGRLKLISDAWLKSAPAEARKPLGIRFNQLKQQIEQALEAPLATASTAAVQGIDVTLPGAIRTPGIPHPLLKTMQEIVQVFHHLGYSTNLGPQVETDFYNFEALNFPPNHPARDTQDTLQIAHQSSKPSRDRLLMRTHTSPVQIRTMVAQAPPIRIVIPGKVHRNDAADATHSPIFHQVEGLCVDTNITFSDLKGTLDHAMKALFGSDVKTRFFPSFFPFTEPSADVQISCIFCGGKGCRKCKHSGWIELLGCGMVDPAVFAAVTEERRKTNPADDTYNPERITGFAFGMGVERIAMIQHGISDIGHFYSGDMRFLEQFA from the coding sequence ATGAGCGACCACATCCCCCAACTCAACAGCCACGGCGAACCTGACCTGGAAGCCGCCTTCGCCACTCTCGCCGCAGAGGTCCGCACCGAAGCCGCCGCCCTCACTACCCCCGACGCGCAGGAAGCCTTCCGCCTCCACTGGCTGGGCCGCAAGCAAGGCCGCCTCAAGCTCATCAGCGACGCCTGGCTCAAGTCCGCCCCGGCTGAAGCCCGCAAGCCCCTCGGCATCCGCTTCAACCAGCTCAAGCAGCAGATCGAGCAAGCCCTCGAAGCCCCGCTAGCCACTGCAAGCACGGCAGCAGTGCAGGGAATTGACGTCACTCTCCCCGGAGCCATCCGCACTCCCGGCATCCCCCACCCGCTCCTCAAGACCATGCAGGAGATCGTGCAGGTCTTCCACCACCTCGGCTACAGCACCAACCTCGGCCCCCAGGTCGAAACCGACTTCTACAATTTCGAGGCCCTCAACTTCCCTCCGAACCACCCCGCACGCGACACCCAGGACACCCTGCAAATCGCCCACCAGTCCTCCAAGCCATCACGCGACCGCCTGCTGATGCGCACCCACACCAGCCCCGTGCAGATCCGCACCATGGTCGCGCAGGCCCCGCCCATCCGCATCGTCATCCCCGGCAAAGTCCACCGCAACGACGCCGCCGATGCCACCCACTCCCCCATCTTCCATCAGGTCGAAGGCCTCTGCGTCGACACCAACATCACCTTCTCCGACCTCAAGGGCACGCTCGACCACGCCATGAAGGCCCTCTTCGGCAGCGACGTCAAAACCCGCTTCTTCCCATCGTTCTTTCCCTTCACCGAGCCCAGCGCCGACGTCCAGATCTCCTGTATCTTCTGCGGAGGCAAGGGCTGCCGCAAGTGCAAACACTCCGGCTGGATCGAGCTCCTCGGCTGCGGCATGGTCGACCCCGCCGTCTTCGCTGCAGTCACCGAAGAACGCCGCAAGACCAACCCCGCCGACGACACCTACAATCCCGAGCGCATCACCGGCTTCGCCTTCGGCATGGGCGTCGAGCGCATCGCCATGATCCAGCACGGCATCTCCGACATAGGCCACTTCTACTCCGGAGACATGCGCTTCTTAGAGCAGTTCGCCTGA
- a CDS encoding PEP-CTERM sorting domain-containing protein → MRLATVFALVLIALSAQSLHADLIGTSVSGSLYYTYTGPAPAYGTVVSYNLYDPSSYSNAVPSIYGNYAGPNNITIGSATEFGYEDTSLLIITSDFTDSALTITETCQWAYGCGVFGDLFTFTDPAFTNLTLLSDPSNFIESYSLIGDTMTIRADSPTLYLTSRILYGTDTAVFSIDPTPSVPEPGSLVLLSTGVLATLGFARCKKSRKKTQG, encoded by the coding sequence TTGAGACTTGCAACTGTGTTTGCCTTGGTACTTATTGCACTATCTGCCCAATCTTTGCATGCTGATTTGATAGGCACCAGCGTCTCCGGTTCGCTCTATTACACGTACACCGGCCCCGCCCCAGCTTATGGCACTGTAGTTTCGTACAACTTGTACGACCCCTCATCCTATTCCAACGCTGTTCCGTCTATTTACGGCAACTATGCGGGACCAAATAACATCACCATCGGATCTGCCACTGAATTCGGCTATGAAGACACGTCTTTGCTCATCATCACTTCAGACTTCACGGATAGCGCTCTTACCATCACGGAAACCTGCCAATGGGCCTATGGCTGCGGAGTCTTCGGCGATTTATTCACGTTCACCGATCCTGCCTTCACAAATCTGACGCTTCTTTCCGACCCTTCGAACTTCATCGAATCCTATAGCCTCATAGGCGATACGATGACGATCCGGGCTGATTCTCCTACCTTGTACCTGACATCTCGGATTCTCTACGGAACAGATACTGCCGTATTCTCCATCGATCCCACTCCCTCAGTCCCCGAGCCAGGTTCACTCGTATTGCTATCCACCGGTGTCTTGGCAACACTAGGCTTCGCTCGTTGCAAAAAATCTCGCAAAAAAACTCAAGGATGA
- a CDS encoding acyltransferase family protein produces MPPPKATLSPNLDMLRAAAVLCVFIAHLLDVFGIRSFGSLGRVGVVIFFVHTSFVLMGSLERLQASAQSSWELVTGFWCRRFFRIYPLSILFVVLIVMFRIPAYPGETYHWIGLKAYLSNLTLTQNLTYSPDILSVLWSLPLEVQMYVMLPVLYFAVRGKRRYVSIGLWALSVVLALITPEISERLSVFHYAPCFTSGIVAYDVIRSKRWRWTLPAWGWPMGIAAAILLFGPHDNLHLAVKLQRAWVVSLLLALLYANAREVSRGVLQPLLHWIAEHSYGIYLSHTIVMGFAFHTMSGAPMWVRIAVLITGVIAVPALLHVAIEKPLILVGGHVVRRTMRRQLVHAS; encoded by the coding sequence ATGCCACCACCGAAGGCGACGCTCTCGCCTAATCTAGATATGCTGCGCGCGGCAGCCGTACTATGCGTCTTTATCGCACATTTGTTGGATGTATTCGGGATACGAAGCTTTGGAAGTCTCGGGCGCGTCGGCGTTGTCATCTTTTTTGTTCATACCAGCTTTGTGCTGATGGGTTCTTTGGAGCGGTTACAGGCGAGCGCACAGAGCTCCTGGGAGCTGGTAACGGGGTTCTGGTGCCGCCGGTTCTTCAGAATCTATCCGTTGTCGATCTTGTTTGTGGTGCTGATTGTGATGTTCAGGATTCCGGCCTATCCGGGGGAAACCTACCATTGGATCGGCCTGAAGGCTTACCTTTCAAACCTGACGTTGACCCAGAACCTGACTTACAGCCCGGACATTCTGAGCGTTCTGTGGAGCTTGCCGCTTGAGGTGCAGATGTACGTGATGCTTCCAGTGCTCTACTTCGCAGTACGAGGTAAGCGCCGGTATGTTTCGATTGGATTATGGGCGCTCTCGGTGGTATTGGCGCTAATCACGCCTGAGATAAGCGAGAGGTTGAGCGTTTTCCACTATGCGCCGTGCTTTACATCGGGAATAGTCGCGTACGACGTGATCCGGAGCAAACGCTGGCGATGGACGCTGCCGGCATGGGGATGGCCAATGGGGATCGCCGCCGCAATTTTACTGTTTGGACCGCACGACAATCTGCACCTGGCTGTGAAGCTCCAGCGTGCGTGGGTGGTGTCGCTGCTGTTGGCCCTGTTGTATGCAAACGCTCGAGAAGTCTCGCGCGGTGTGTTGCAGCCTCTGTTGCATTGGATCGCGGAACACTCGTACGGAATCTACCTAAGCCATACGATTGTGATGGGGTTCGCGTTCCACACGATGTCGGGCGCGCCAATGTGGGTCCGTATTGCCGTGCTCATAACAGGAGTGATCGCGGTCCCGGCGTTGCTGCATGTGGCAATTGAAAAACCGCTGATCCTTGTTGGAGGACATGTGGTTCGACGGACGATGCGGCGGCAACTTGTACATGCCAGCTAA
- a CDS encoding phage holin family protein codes for MVRLFLHWILNAVALLVVSHFVQGFVVSGFVSALIAVIVIGLLNATLGLFLKIITLPLGILTFGLFFLIINAVILKFSSVFVPGFVVATWTAAFLGALVLALLHLLFGFLDGPKKKPV; via the coding sequence ATGGTTCGTCTGTTTCTGCACTGGATTTTGAATGCTGTGGCCCTGCTCGTGGTTTCGCATTTCGTACAGGGCTTTGTGGTCAGTGGCTTTGTGTCGGCTTTAATTGCGGTCATTGTGATCGGGCTGCTGAATGCGACGCTGGGGCTATTTTTGAAGATCATTACGCTGCCGCTCGGGATTCTTACGTTTGGGCTGTTCTTTCTGATCATCAATGCGGTGATTCTGAAATTTTCGAGCGTGTTTGTGCCGGGCTTTGTCGTAGCGACCTGGACGGCGGCATTTCTTGGCGCGCTGGTGCTGGCACTGCTGCATCTGCTGTTTGGTTTTCTGGATGGGCCGAAGAAGAAACCCGTTTAG
- a CDS encoding nuclear transport factor 2 family protein, translating into MKRFSALVLVGLMAGTLVRVEAQAVPALEAIKSDAELTRAISALDTQLFDAYNNCDIDKLGSLVVDDLEFYHDKTGLMVGKQPFLVAIKNNICGKVTRELVKGSLEVYPLKGYGAVEIGVHRFHHPGVQNDVLGEAKFIHLWQYKDGAWKVSRVISYDHDVVK; encoded by the coding sequence ATGAAGAGGTTTTCGGCTTTGGTGCTGGTGGGCTTGATGGCGGGGACGTTGGTTCGGGTGGAGGCTCAGGCTGTTCCTGCGCTGGAGGCGATCAAGAGCGATGCGGAGTTGACGCGTGCGATTTCGGCTCTGGATACGCAGCTTTTCGATGCTTACAACAATTGCGATATCGATAAGCTGGGCTCGCTGGTGGTGGACGATCTGGAGTTTTATCACGATAAGACAGGGCTGATGGTGGGGAAGCAGCCGTTTCTGGTTGCGATCAAGAACAATATCTGCGGGAAGGTGACGCGAGAGTTGGTGAAGGGATCGCTGGAGGTTTATCCGCTGAAGGGGTATGGGGCCGTGGAGATTGGCGTGCATCGGTTTCATCATCCCGGGGTGCAGAATGACGTGCTGGGGGAGGCGAAGTTCATTCACCTTTGGCAGTACAAGGATGGGGCTTGGAAGGTGTCGCGGGTGATCAGCTACGACCATGACGTGGTGAAGTAA
- a CDS encoding pyridoxamine 5'-phosphate oxidase family protein, which translates to MGKKFERIEPAHLEFIERQHIFFNASAAPEGRVNVSPRDAAALRILDPNTVVYLDRTGSGNETAAHLRLNPRLTLMFCAFEGSPMILRLYGHARILPRHSDEYDTLLATHFNNTEFPGARQMLLLHIDLVQTSCGMSVPFFDYVSERDQLDRWAEVKGEAALEDYRRQKNTLSIDGYPTGMFEEIKETTVP; encoded by the coding sequence ATGGGCAAAAAATTCGAGCGCATCGAACCCGCTCACCTCGAATTCATCGAGCGTCAGCACATCTTCTTCAACGCCTCCGCCGCCCCCGAAGGCCGTGTCAACGTCTCGCCCCGCGACGCCGCCGCTCTCCGCATCCTCGACCCCAACACCGTCGTCTACCTCGATCGCACCGGCAGTGGCAACGAGACCGCCGCCCACCTCCGCCTCAACCCTCGCCTCACCCTCATGTTCTGCGCCTTCGAAGGCTCCCCCATGATCCTTCGCCTCTACGGCCACGCCCGCATCCTGCCCCGCCACAGCGACGAGTACGACACCCTCCTCGCCACCCACTTCAACAACACCGAATTCCCCGGCGCCCGCCAGATGCTCCTGCTCCACATCGACCTCGTCCAGACCTCCTGCGGCATGAGCGTCCCCTTCTTCGATTACGTCAGCGAACGCGACCAACTAGACCGCTGGGCCGAAGTCAAAGGAGAAGCCGCCCTAGAAGACTACCGCCGCCAGAAAAACACCCTCAGCATCGACGGCTACCCAACCGGCATGTTTGAAGAGATCAAAGAAACCACCGTCCCTTAA
- the pheT gene encoding phenylalanine--tRNA ligase subunit beta: MKILTAWLRHYLPTLSVTDRQLADDLTLRGIAVEGVHDLTPESERRPSYASGELKRLQEKYGSLFEMDITTNRVDAMNHYGIAREAATIYNLPLEHLNTKLPVGTLVDGPFPIRIAPDAKGLCGRFTAQVLRNVTIAPSTGKISEYFNLLGQKQISNAVDASNYVLLGMGHPTHAFDLDKIEGGIVVRLAHKGEKLKLLDGTERTLEADDLVVADEKKALALAGVMGGWDSMITPETKNILIEAAWFDPATVRRSSRRHLLHTDASHRFERGADFNAAPVANALVAQRILQAGGKIEGELIDVIDPDVAARTANRPTIELSVKQVQRHLGKTIDPEGITGEIVARYLSSLGCELILHGLDIYRTKLPSWRLDLEREIDLIEEVARVYGYNRFANTLPTALPVIAHPTAAKEAAVRTRLLALGFSESISSSFASQQDSDLFYTTKQTGQQPVPMENPLSEEASLLRPSLIPGMATMLAHNLNRDVREVRLFEQGQIFTGTIPADASHIADVHESPQLTLGLTTANPQTIAPHMAQDVPFFELKGAIESLLSLFTLPGGAEAVTFTPESPAWLQPGRSATALLNNQPIAHFGELAQTQAQHRKLRQPVYLAQVDLATLYDLSLRKITAHDLSRYQAVERDFSFVFPDAVQWHTIACAIQALAIPELQSRKPIEVWRNEKKYPGVYSLLVRTIFQSLDRTLRDEELATWSTQIIETLTKLGGTLRA; this comes from the coding sequence ATGAAGATTCTCACCGCGTGGCTCCGCCACTACCTCCCCACCCTCTCCGTCACCGACCGGCAACTAGCCGACGACCTCACCCTGCGCGGTATCGCCGTCGAAGGCGTCCACGATCTCACGCCTGAATCTGAAAGACGACCTTCATACGCGTCTGGAGAGCTCAAGCGGCTACAAGAAAAATATGGATCCCTCTTCGAGATGGACATCACCACCAACCGTGTCGACGCCATGAACCACTACGGCATCGCGCGTGAAGCCGCCACCATCTACAACCTCCCGCTCGAGCACCTCAACACCAAGCTCCCCGTAGGCACCCTCGTCGACGGCCCATTCCCCATCCGCATCGCCCCCGACGCCAAAGGACTCTGCGGCCGTTTCACCGCGCAGGTTCTCCGTAACGTCACCATCGCCCCTAGCACCGGAAAAATCTCCGAATACTTCAACCTCCTCGGCCAGAAACAAATCTCGAACGCCGTCGACGCCAGCAACTACGTCCTCCTCGGCATGGGCCACCCCACCCACGCCTTCGACCTCGACAAGATCGAAGGAGGCATCGTCGTCCGCCTCGCCCACAAAGGCGAGAAGCTCAAGCTCCTCGACGGCACCGAGCGCACCCTCGAAGCCGACGACCTCGTAGTAGCCGACGAAAAGAAGGCCCTAGCCCTCGCCGGAGTCATGGGCGGCTGGGACTCCATGATTACCCCCGAAACCAAAAACATCCTCATCGAGGCCGCCTGGTTCGACCCGGCCACCGTCCGTCGCAGCTCCCGCCGCCATCTCCTCCACACCGACGCCTCCCACCGCTTCGAGCGCGGAGCCGACTTCAACGCCGCCCCCGTCGCCAACGCCCTCGTTGCGCAGCGCATCCTGCAAGCCGGCGGAAAGATCGAAGGCGAGCTCATCGACGTCATCGACCCCGACGTAGCCGCCCGTACCGCCAACCGTCCCACCATCGAGCTCTCCGTAAAGCAGGTCCAGCGCCACCTCGGCAAAACCATCGACCCCGAAGGCATCACCGGCGAGATCGTCGCCCGCTACCTCTCCTCGCTGGGTTGCGAGCTCATCCTCCACGGACTCGACATCTACCGCACCAAACTCCCCTCCTGGCGCCTCGACCTCGAGCGCGAGATCGACCTCATCGAAGAAGTCGCCCGCGTCTACGGCTACAACCGCTTCGCCAACACCCTGCCCACCGCGCTCCCCGTCATCGCTCACCCCACGGCAGCCAAGGAAGCCGCCGTCCGCACGCGCCTCCTCGCCCTCGGCTTCAGCGAATCCATTTCTAGCAGCTTCGCCAGCCAGCAGGACAGCGACCTCTTCTACACCACGAAGCAGACAGGCCAGCAACCAGTCCCCATGGAGAACCCGCTCTCCGAAGAAGCCTCCCTCCTCCGTCCATCGCTCATCCCTGGTATGGCGACGATGCTCGCCCACAACCTCAACAGAGACGTCCGCGAAGTCCGCCTCTTCGAACAGGGCCAGATCTTCACCGGCACGATCCCCGCCGACGCCTCCCACATCGCCGACGTCCACGAATCCCCTCAGCTCACCCTCGGCCTCACCACCGCGAACCCGCAGACCATCGCGCCGCACATGGCCCAAGACGTCCCCTTCTTCGAGCTCAAGGGAGCCATCGAATCCCTCCTCTCCCTCTTCACCCTCCCCGGAGGCGCCGAGGCCGTCACCTTCACCCCCGAATCACCCGCCTGGCTCCAGCCAGGCCGCTCTGCCACCGCACTCCTGAACAACCAACCCATAGCCCACTTCGGCGAACTGGCTCAAACACAGGCCCAGCACCGCAAACTCCGGCAGCCCGTCTATCTCGCCCAGGTCGACCTGGCCACCCTCTACGATCTCTCCCTGCGCAAGATCACGGCCCACGACCTCTCCCGCTATCAAGCCGTCGAGCGCGACTTCTCCTTCGTCTTCCCCGACGCCGTCCAATGGCACACCATCGCCTGCGCCATCCAGGCCCTCGCGATCCCCGAGCTACAAAGTCGCAAGCCCATCGAAGTCTGGCGCAATGAAAAGAAGTACCCCGGCGTCTACTCCCTCCTGGTCCGCACCATCTTCCAATCGCTCGACCGCACCCTTCGAGACGAAGAGCTAGCGACCTGGTCCACCCAGATCATCGAGACCCTAACCAAACTAGGCGGCACCCTCCGAGCCTGA
- a CDS encoding cell division protein ZapA, protein MDQTLTPPAPQQLAESQSIAVEIYDQIYNLRGTDPAYIQQLAQVVDAKMRAVSALGNTVDSLRVAVLAALNIADELQSLRQRHETLAGSLSLSQVTMRSRAGSLAGLLDEVLEDRKVG, encoded by the coding sequence ATGGATCAGACTCTCACCCCGCCCGCACCACAACAGCTCGCTGAGAGTCAATCCATCGCCGTCGAAATTTACGACCAGATCTACAATCTCCGCGGCACTGATCCCGCCTACATCCAGCAGCTCGCCCAGGTCGTTGACGCCAAGATGCGCGCCGTCTCCGCCCTTGGCAACACTGTCGATTCGCTCCGCGTAGCCGTCCTTGCCGCCCTCAACATCGCCGACGAGCTTCAATCCCTCCGCCAGCGCCACGAAACCCTCGCCGGCAGCCTCTCCCTCTCGCAGGTCACCATGCGTTCCCGCGCCGGTTCTCTCGCCGGACTCCTCGACGAAGTTCTCGAAGATCGCAAAGTCGGCTAG
- a CDS encoding TlpA disulfide reductase family protein, with the protein MRPLVALVLATFCCLPTINAQAPQSYKSDPKFISAVAEAKKLANQHEYFFAIDSYKKANKIAGGKDFNSLDEIFTIQMTIARYKDAANTASEMESIATNPSDKSYAEGSRGFALYQQAGDKGKPEFLKAADESLKAAIASNPKNATAHFYEGRTLARLNQIDAASEQFKACLSCLSPKDPSYVRTEHFAANPALSLAKMAPPITVTALDGSHFNLDEMGGRVVLIDFWATWCGPCKAELPHMKKIAKEFANEPLVIISVSWDSDEAKWKDFIAKNEMTWVQYRDANHDLSNAFGINAIPHYFTIDTDGVLTAEMLGEGSDVEGKLKKLIAKAKAARESAPRSSSTGN; encoded by the coding sequence ATGCGTCCCCTTGTCGCACTTGTACTAGCCACTTTTTGCTGCCTCCCCACCATCAACGCCCAGGCCCCCCAAAGCTATAAATCCGACCCGAAATTCATCAGTGCCGTGGCCGAAGCCAAAAAACTCGCCAACCAGCACGAGTACTTCTTCGCCATCGACTCCTACAAAAAAGCCAACAAAATCGCGGGCGGCAAAGATTTCAACTCTCTCGATGAAATCTTCACCATCCAGATGACCATCGCCAGGTACAAGGATGCAGCCAACACAGCATCCGAGATGGAATCCATCGCCACCAACCCATCCGACAAATCCTACGCCGAAGGTAGCCGCGGCTTCGCTCTCTATCAGCAGGCCGGCGACAAGGGTAAGCCCGAGTTCCTCAAAGCAGCAGATGAGTCCCTAAAAGCAGCGATTGCCAGCAATCCTAAAAACGCCACGGCGCACTTCTATGAAGGCAGAACACTTGCGCGGCTCAACCAGATCGACGCCGCCAGCGAGCAATTCAAGGCATGTCTAAGCTGCCTCTCCCCAAAAGATCCAAGCTACGTCCGCACCGAGCATTTCGCCGCAAACCCTGCGCTATCGCTCGCCAAAATGGCTCCTCCTATCACCGTCACCGCCCTCGACGGCTCGCACTTCAACCTCGACGAGATGGGCGGACGCGTCGTCCTCATCGACTTCTGGGCTACATGGTGCGGCCCCTGCAAAGCCGAACTCCCCCACATGAAAAAAATCGCAAAAGAGTTCGCCAACGAACCCCTCGTCATCATCAGCGTCAGCTGGGACTCCGACGAGGCCAAATGGAAGGACTTCATCGCCAAGAACGAGATGACCTGGGTCCAATACCGCGACGCCAACCACGATCTCTCGAACGCCTTCGGTATCAACGCCATCCCGCACTATTTCACCATCGACACGGATGGTGTCCTCACCGCCGAGATGCTTGGAGAAGGTTCCGACGTCGAAGGCAAGCTCAAAAAACTCATCGCCAAAGCGAAGGCAGCCCGCGAAAGCGCACCTCGCTCATCCTCCACTGGCAACTAG
- a CDS encoding FMN-binding negative transcriptional regulator, whose translation MYIPKFNEETRLDVMHALIETQPLATLVTMSNSGLIATHLPMLLARGEGPHGTLRGHLSRANTQWRDLNVSLEALAIFAGAHHYISPNWYPEKAEDGKVVPTWNYAVVHAYGPLKIIEDPAWLRSHLNALVTQHESSFSTPWKITDAPADYIASQIKGIVGLELPITRIEGKWKVSQNKSERTLRAVEQGLEDLNTPEALAMRDLVHGKRP comes from the coding sequence GTGTATATCCCCAAGTTCAACGAAGAGACCCGGCTCGACGTCATGCATGCCCTCATCGAGACGCAGCCGCTCGCCACACTCGTCACCATGAGCAACTCCGGCCTTATCGCGACGCATCTCCCCATGTTGCTCGCTCGCGGCGAAGGCCCGCACGGCACGCTGCGAGGTCACCTCTCCCGCGCCAACACACAGTGGCGGGATCTCAATGTCTCCCTCGAAGCCCTCGCCATCTTCGCCGGCGCCCATCACTACATCTCGCCCAACTGGTATCCCGAGAAAGCCGAAGACGGCAAAGTCGTCCCTACCTGGAACTACGCCGTCGTCCATGCCTATGGCCCTCTCAAAATCATCGAAGACCCGGCATGGCTGCGCTCGCACCTCAACGCTCTCGTCACCCAGCACGAGTCCAGCTTCTCCACCCCATGGAAGATCACTGACGCACCAGCCGACTACATCGCATCGCAGATCAAGGGAATCGTCGGCCTCGAACTCCCCATCACCCGTATCGAAGGCAAGTGGAAGGTCAGCCAGAACAAGTCCGAGCGCACCCTCCGCGCCGTCGAGCAAGGCCTCGAAGACCTCAACACCCCCGAAGCCCTCGCCATGCGCGACCTCGTCCACGGCAAGCGGCCCTGA